One window of Pectobacterium carotovorum genomic DNA carries:
- a CDS encoding sulfurtransferase, translating to MKTSHADGLVSTEWLAAHLTDPDILIFDCTTRLVPDEKTLYRAEPARADFHAGHIPGAQFIDVQTDLSDNTHRYKYMLPTPENFAAAMTRFGVRPDTRVVVYSSADPWWATRVWWLLRVFGFDNVAVLDGGLQKWQRECLPLESGEGRHRPAGEFIASLRPHLIAEKTEVQAAIGNQHICILSARQPAQFSGAEGNNYGRAGRITGSHNLPAASLFDADSGTYLPLVRLREAAAALDLDNKKVIAYCGHGVAASADVFVLTLLGHPNVALYDASLSEWADADELPMTVG from the coding sequence ATGAAGACGTCACATGCTGACGGGCTGGTGAGTACCGAATGGCTCGCCGCCCACCTGACCGACCCCGATATATTGATTTTTGACTGTACCACCCGTTTAGTTCCTGATGAAAAAACGCTATACCGCGCAGAGCCGGCACGGGCTGATTTTCATGCTGGTCATATCCCCGGCGCGCAGTTTATTGATGTACAAACCGACCTGTCTGATAACACCCACCGCTATAAATACATGCTCCCCACGCCAGAAAACTTCGCTGCCGCCATGACGCGCTTTGGCGTTCGTCCCGACACTCGCGTTGTGGTTTATTCCAGCGCCGATCCGTGGTGGGCGACTCGCGTCTGGTGGCTGTTACGCGTTTTTGGCTTTGATAACGTCGCCGTGCTGGATGGCGGATTACAAAAATGGCAGCGTGAATGTCTGCCGCTGGAAAGTGGCGAAGGCCGCCATCGTCCAGCAGGTGAGTTCATCGCTTCGCTGCGTCCGCACCTGATTGCCGAGAAAACTGAAGTGCAGGCCGCCATCGGTAACCAACATATTTGTATCCTTAGCGCACGCCAGCCCGCGCAGTTCTCCGGCGCAGAGGGGAACAATTACGGTCGTGCCGGACGCATCACTGGTAGCCATAATTTGCCTGCCGCCAGCCTGTTCGATGCCGACAGTGGAACCTATCTTCCGCTGGTTCGGCTGCGTGAGGCCGCTGCCGCGCTCGATCTCGATAATAAAAAAGTCATTGCCTATTGCGGACACGGCGTAGCTGCCAGTGCCGACGTTTTTGTCCTGACGTTACTCGGCCATCCTAATGTCGCCCTTTACGATGCCTCGCTGTCCGAATGGGCAGACGCGGACGAACTCCCCATGACCGTCGGTTAA
- a CDS encoding Gfo/Idh/MocA family oxidoreductase translates to MISIGLIGAGRIASVHAQHLKNHPFARLVAVTDPVAARAEAIAAEHGARVFPDAEAIIAAHDIDAAIIASSTETHCPLMLAAVRAGKKVYCEKPLASTLAEAHRTLIELGEQQQQVMVGFNRRFDRNHAAIQTDITQGRLGRLQTVQITSRGPNGIPSLEYLRVSGGLFYDKMIHFFDLVRWLTGEEVTDIAAFGSVIADPLFLEANDVDTAMVTLRTASGALCQIDNARRAVYGYDDRIEVFGTGGLAESSRITEGSVMRIFDDKVLTEGLPKDPMIRMAPSYAAAIQTFTVFVRNAGTPEAISVPGVYDGLRAQMMAEAATRAAAERRIVSLAEIEAEIS, encoded by the coding sequence TTGATTTCTATCGGACTTATTGGTGCCGGGCGCATTGCCTCGGTACACGCTCAGCACCTGAAAAACCACCCATTTGCACGCCTGGTTGCTGTCACCGACCCCGTAGCGGCGCGGGCAGAAGCGATTGCCGCCGAGCACGGTGCGCGTGTATTCCCTGACGCGGAGGCCATCATTGCGGCTCATGACATTGATGCCGCCATCATCGCGTCATCAACGGAAACCCATTGCCCGCTAATGCTGGCGGCCGTGCGAGCAGGAAAAAAGGTGTATTGCGAAAAGCCGCTGGCCTCAACGCTGGCAGAAGCTCACCGCACGCTGATTGAACTAGGTGAACAGCAGCAGCAGGTGATGGTCGGCTTTAATCGCCGTTTCGATCGTAACCATGCAGCAATACAAACAGACATTACACAGGGGCGTCTGGGCCGATTACAGACCGTGCAAATCACGTCACGCGGCCCTAACGGAATTCCCTCTCTGGAATATCTGCGCGTTTCCGGCGGCCTGTTTTATGACAAGATGATCCACTTCTTTGATCTGGTGCGCTGGTTAACCGGTGAAGAAGTTACGGATATCGCGGCCTTCGGTTCAGTGATTGCCGACCCGCTGTTTCTTGAAGCTAACGACGTCGATACTGCGATGGTGACACTGCGCACCGCCAGCGGGGCGCTTTGCCAAATCGATAACGCCCGTCGCGCCGTATATGGCTATGACGATCGTATTGAAGTGTTTGGTACTGGCGGGCTGGCTGAATCATCACGCATTACCGAGGGCAGCGTCATGCGTATTTTTGATGACAAAGTCCTGACGGAAGGGCTGCCGAAAGATCCTATGATCCGCATGGCACCAAGCTATGCGGCCGCGATTCAGACTTTTACGGTATTTGTGCGCAATGCTGGTACGCCAGAAGCCATTTCCGTTCCCGGCGTTTATGATGGACTGCGCGCTCAAATGATGGCAGAAGCCGCAACGCGTGCCGCGGCAGAACGTCGCATTGTTTCTCTGGCGGAAATTGAGGCAGAAATAAGTTAA
- a CDS encoding GNAT family N-acetyltransferase, whose product MNLHITNTPDSDEEEFVIASLWKHNEQYEAVDISPLFLNFKDDENNIIAGLISRTWWGALEVQYLWVSEKYRKSGLGRQLMQAAEKEALKRGCHLAYVDTFGFQAKGFYEKLGYKEYGNLPGYAHKHTRHYLAKLIR is encoded by the coding sequence ATGAATCTACATATTACTAACACACCAGATTCGGATGAAGAAGAATTTGTAATAGCAAGCCTTTGGAAACACAATGAACAGTACGAAGCTGTTGATATTTCCCCTCTCTTTTTAAATTTCAAAGACGATGAAAACAATATTATCGCAGGGTTAATCTCCAGAACCTGGTGGGGTGCATTAGAAGTTCAATATCTTTGGGTCAGCGAGAAATATCGTAAAAGTGGACTTGGCCGCCAACTTATGCAGGCTGCTGAAAAAGAAGCATTAAAGCGTGGTTGCCATCTGGCTTATGTGGATACATTCGGATTTCAGGCGAAGGGATTTTACGAAAAATTGGGCTACAAAGAATATGGGAACCTGCCGGGATATGCGCACAAGCATACTCGACATTACTTAGCTAAATTGATCCGCTGA
- a CDS encoding helix-turn-helix transcriptional regulator yields MPSSQANMTDYIRNLIIMMECLNEPWGIKDLSSRHVYMNKAAYLYTNTPMRFDIEGRLDDEFPASWAELSDDLKEHDRLTENSEQRVTVIETHYWYGKKTLTPFVSEKIPIFDENKLCIGTMWNARPLDTRSPLIYIDQKKPTTLQTELTTSIFTQSELDIIFLILQRLSNKEIARKMNISPKTIENRIYNMYQKAEAHSLPQFEEFCRHLGIDGYIPNSLIEKGIQFI; encoded by the coding sequence ATGCCATCATCACAAGCAAACATGACTGATTATATTCGTAATTTGATTATTATGATGGAATGTTTAAATGAACCATGGGGTATTAAAGATTTATCATCACGCCATGTTTACATGAATAAAGCCGCTTACCTTTATACCAATACGCCAATGCGTTTTGATATTGAAGGACGACTAGATGATGAATTTCCTGCCAGTTGGGCGGAACTTTCTGACGATTTAAAAGAACACGATAGGCTAACAGAAAATAGTGAACAGAGAGTCACTGTTATAGAAACACACTATTGGTATGGAAAGAAAACACTGACGCCCTTCGTCAGTGAAAAGATCCCCATCTTTGATGAAAATAAGCTTTGCATTGGTACGATGTGGAATGCCAGGCCTCTGGATACGCGGTCTCCGCTCATCTATATAGACCAAAAGAAGCCGACCACGTTACAAACCGAATTAACAACCAGTATTTTCACCCAATCAGAACTGGATATTATCTTCTTGATACTACAACGTTTATCAAATAAAGAAATAGCCAGAAAAATGAACATATCACCAAAAACAATCGAGAACAGAATATATAATATGTATCAAAAAGCAGAGGCGCATTCTTTACCTCAATTTGAGGAATTTTGTCGCCATCTTGGAATCGATGGTTATATTCCTAACTCTCTCATCGAGAAAGGCATTCAATTTATATAA
- a CDS encoding cytosine permease: protein MEKIDDYPVSRVPLSVRLPFLNVALVHIGMLTALDQFMLGAVLGHSMTLSQAFLAIFIGSAIFGVVTVGLGYAGMKEGMSGSLLARWCGFGRIGSVLIGLVIAVSLIGWFGVQNAVFAKALNFAMADKLGFGWSAALSGIALTLLVAFGFRALRFTAKIAVPMFVIVVGYISIMTLSGHNIAELIASAPNGEAISISAGATMVVGGCIVASLITPDMTRYSQKGKHVFWMTMLSIIVGEFMVNGLAIIIARALNTADVVTIMSQAAGGIGLIAVIFSTLRVNDINLYSSSLGIANAIEGVTGKKLRYVSITLVIGVIGTLLSVAGILDRFIDFLTLLGVLFPPIIGVMLVDYYILRTHKTLLETSRAEGQLPDSAQTPLIGWPAIIASIVGAIVGLAFEWGVPAFNSLIVASILYWAMKSIPHPLRQPA, encoded by the coding sequence ATGGAAAAAATAGATGACTACCCAGTCAGCCGCGTTCCGCTGAGTGTCCGGCTGCCTTTTTTAAATGTGGCATTAGTGCACATCGGCATGTTAACCGCGCTAGACCAGTTTATGTTAGGTGCGGTGCTCGGCCACTCAATGACGCTGAGCCAGGCATTTCTCGCCATCTTTATTGGCAGCGCCATTTTTGGCGTGGTGACCGTGGGGCTGGGCTACGCAGGAATGAAAGAAGGCATGTCGGGCAGCCTGCTCGCACGCTGGTGCGGCTTTGGCCGTATTGGTTCCGTCCTGATTGGGCTGGTGATCGCCGTTAGCCTCATCGGCTGGTTCGGCGTCCAGAACGCCGTATTCGCCAAGGCGCTTAACTTTGCGATGGCGGATAAGCTCGGTTTTGGCTGGTCTGCTGCGCTGTCCGGTATTGCGCTAACGCTGCTGGTTGCCTTTGGTTTCAGGGCGTTACGCTTTACGGCCAAAATCGCCGTGCCGATGTTTGTCATCGTCGTCGGCTATATCTCGATCATGACGCTCTCCGGCCACAATATTGCTGAACTGATCGCCTCCGCACCTAACGGTGAAGCCATTTCCATTAGCGCTGGCGCGACGATGGTCGTAGGCGGCTGTATCGTCGCGAGTTTGATTACGCCCGATATGACGCGCTATTCCCAAAAAGGAAAACACGTTTTCTGGATGACGATGCTGTCGATTATCGTCGGGGAATTTATGGTGAATGGCCTCGCCATCATTATTGCCCGTGCGCTCAATACCGCAGACGTTGTGACGATCATGTCTCAGGCAGCGGGCGGCATCGGGCTGATTGCCGTGATATTTTCAACACTGAGGGTGAACGATATCAATCTTTATTCCTCCTCTTTGGGAATCGCCAATGCGATAGAAGGCGTCACGGGGAAGAAATTACGCTATGTCTCGATCACGCTGGTCATTGGCGTCATCGGCACACTGCTTTCGGTAGCGGGTATTCTGGACCGCTTTATTGATTTCCTGACGCTATTAGGCGTGCTGTTCCCACCGATTATCGGGGTGATGCTGGTTGATTATTATATTTTGCGCACCCACAAGACATTGCTCGAAACCAGCCGTGCCGAAGGCCAATTACCCGACAGCGCACAAACGCCGCTGATTGGCTGGCCGGCTATTATTGCCAGCATTGTCGGCGCCATCGTCGGATTAGCCTTTGAGTGGGGCGTACCGGCGTTTAATTCGCTGATCGTGGCCAGCATATTGTACTGGGCAATGAAAAGCATCCCTCACCCGCTACGCCAACCTGCATAG
- a CDS encoding MCP four helix bundle domain-containing protein, producing MSIKFRLISVMLLMAVLLLVVSIIGLSGINSSNQSLKTMYNDRLIALGYLDNVTRQTSSVMFEIASADIANIERTKKALENISKARKVADAQWLLYSKTYLTGDEQTLEKEYDVLRKNYDENVLGAAVKSIENKDKNTLERIINASLKDDYIPLQKLMDDLIRIQSEVGNELYVSSQHDFTKILIAVVVTFLAGVVVVILLGWRLIMSIAVPVQNAVGLARKVAEGDLTHPIEVTSKDEMGQLQQAMKDMVSNLTNIVDRVHSNVDVIATASGQISSGNIDLSSRTEQQASSLEETAASMEQMTSSVKQNAINAKNANGLATTASKRAVDGGKMMTNVITTMEDIVTSAEKITNIISVIDGIAFQTNILALNAAVEAARAGEQGRGFAVVAGEVRSLAQRSASAAKEINDLIGNSVNQVTKGRSFVREAGDTMHVVVEDIQRVALLVAEISEASNEQSIGIEQINTAINQMEVVTQQNAALVNEAASAAESLFERTEELSKAVAVFRTA from the coding sequence ATGAGTATAAAATTTAGGCTTATATCAGTTATGCTACTGATGGCGGTTTTATTATTAGTCGTTTCTATTATTGGTCTTTCGGGGATAAATAGTTCAAATCAATCTTTAAAAACGATGTATAACGATCGGCTTATCGCATTGGGGTATCTTGATAATGTGACTCGCCAGACGAGTAGCGTGATGTTTGAAATTGCCAGTGCAGATATTGCCAACATTGAGCGAACAAAAAAGGCACTAGAAAATATATCAAAAGCAAGAAAAGTGGCTGATGCACAATGGTTATTGTATAGCAAAACCTATTTAACGGGTGATGAGCAAACGCTGGAAAAAGAGTACGATGTATTGCGAAAAAACTATGATGAAAATGTGCTGGGTGCCGCCGTTAAATCGATTGAAAATAAAGATAAAAATACGCTTGAACGTATTATTAACGCCTCGTTAAAAGATGATTATATTCCTCTTCAAAAGTTGATGGATGATTTGATCCGGATTCAATCAGAGGTGGGTAATGAGCTTTATGTTTCCTCTCAGCATGATTTCACCAAAATATTGATAGCCGTAGTGGTTACATTTCTTGCCGGTGTCGTTGTTGTGATCCTGCTGGGATGGCGGTTAATTATGTCGATTGCTGTTCCAGTACAGAACGCCGTTGGGTTAGCACGTAAAGTTGCAGAAGGCGATCTGACCCATCCTATTGAAGTAACTTCAAAAGATGAAATGGGGCAGCTTCAACAGGCGATGAAAGATATGGTGTCGAACCTGACTAATATTGTGGATCGCGTGCACAGTAATGTGGATGTGATTGCCACGGCATCGGGCCAGATCAGCAGCGGGAATATTGATTTGTCTTCGCGTACAGAGCAGCAGGCTAGCTCGCTCGAGGAGACGGCGGCGTCGATGGAGCAGATGACCTCTTCGGTTAAGCAAAATGCGATTAATGCCAAAAATGCCAATGGACTAGCAACTACGGCGTCTAAACGTGCAGTGGATGGCGGGAAAATGATGACGAACGTCATTACCACCATGGAGGATATCGTGACATCTGCTGAAAAAATTACCAATATCATCAGCGTGATTGATGGTATCGCTTTCCAAACCAATATCCTGGCATTGAACGCGGCGGTGGAAGCCGCGCGGGCAGGGGAACAGGGTCGTGGTTTTGCCGTGGTGGCTGGCGAAGTTCGCAGTCTGGCTCAACGCAGTGCCAGCGCTGCTAAAGAGATCAACGATCTGATCGGTAACTCCGTCAATCAGGTGACGAAAGGCCGTAGCTTCGTGCGGGAAGCGGGCGATACCATGCACGTTGTGGTTGAAGATATTCAGCGTGTTGCATTACTGGTTGCTGAAATCTCAGAGGCAAGCAATGAGCAAAGTATTGGCATTGAGCAGATCAATACGGCGATCAACCAGATGGAAGTGGTAACACAGCAGAACGCGGCGCTGGTCAATGAGGCTGCTTCTGCCGCAGAATCATTATTTGAACGTACCGAAGAGCTGAGTAAAGCGGTGGCAGTGTTCCGTACTGCCTAA